DNA sequence from the Dunckerocampus dactyliophorus isolate RoL2022-P2 chromosome 4, RoL_Ddac_1.1, whole genome shotgun sequence genome:
CTCGCATCGCAATGTTTCTATTGGTTGGTTCCCTCAACGTTTAGGGAATGCTAGACCTTGTTAGTTTGCTACATAACCAAAAAAACCTGGTTTGATCCTAACTAACCATTAGAGAACCATAAACTAAGATGGGGCGGTAGCTGAAGTCTTTAGatgcagctgctgccatctGGTGGAGTTAATGAAAACGACATCAGTTTAATGAGATTGATTGTTTCTATTTTCCAGGTTAGAGCGAGCCAAGAAACTCCAGGAGCAGAAGGAGAAGGAATTGTTAGAAAAACGACAACAGGAAATTGTTGCAGGTGAGGAgtttgcaaaaatccttacatatactgtgtgtgtatatatattttacatttctcAAACTGATGTGCATATTCATTCCCAGGGGCCTCCCCGGCCGCTTGTGCTGCCGCAGCTGCAGCCGCAGCAGCCAACGCCACCTCATCAAGCCCCGCCCTTAACGTAGCGGCCCTGTTGGCCTCCGGGACACAGGTGACGCCGCAGATCGCCATGGCGGCGCAGATGGCGGCGCTTCAAGCCAAAACACTGTCCGAGACCGGCATCGCCGTTCCCAGCTTCTATAACCCGTCCGCCGTCAACCCGTCGAAGTTTGCcgagcaggaaaaaaagaggaaaatgtTGTGGCAGGGAAAGAAGGAAGGGGtaagtgttgttgttttgattaggGGTGTCctcttacaactttttcacttccgaccCGATTCAGGTTAAGTCTTGATCAAGTGACATTACTCAAACTGAGcataatagtcagcaacagtaggtatgaggaaaatctgacccatttacttcttgatgcatGTGGGCTTTAGATTTGTCCACAATAGTCATAATTATAGCTGCAACTAATGATCATtttaataattgattaatcgatcgataatttttttttgattaatgtaataggatttttaaaaacacatttttcatttccACCTCTTAGCAGCAATTACTTTTAAGAATGCATGAGTGGACTTTTTCCCTCCTCAAAATCATAGCAAAGAGGGCGGGGAAGAGGAATTTTTTcactgggggtggggcggtgccTTGTTTGATGGTCAGGTTGTGAAGCACGAAGCAAGATGATATGTCCTGTGCTgtttgtagtttcactgttctgttttctgtgtgagaggtaagagttgtgcataaatgtacgCATTTTCCTCCGCACAAGTACAAGTGGCTAAATCCCATACTTTGCGCACGATCTATGCACACATCTCTGCAGCGTTTTGCTTCGCAAAATatcaaaagaggcaaaaatgccagtTGCTctttttcaaagtcaaagctgctgtgtgtgtgcctgaaacacaaaggtaatgggtctgctttcatggatgactaaggaaattacgACGATTAGGGACGATTGTAATCCGATATTGTTTTTCTGGCTGATATCAGGCCAATATCAATATGGGCTTGAGACACTCCTAGTTTGAGTTAATGTGTCTTTATGtgagtttgtttctcatttatGGTGAGAGTGTCTCTCATTTTCAAGGACAAGTCCCAGACGGCAGAGTTATGGGAGAAACTGAACTTTGGAAACAAGGACCAAAATGTTAAATTTCGCAAACTAATGGGGATTAAAGTAAGTATTTTTCATTGAGTGATGTGGTGACATGTTAAAAGTTAGGGCCACACAGTAGACCAGTGCTTAGCTTGTCAGCCTCACATGCTAGAGGCCTTTATTGGAgcataaacatgcatgttgggctAAGTGGACTCAAATTTGTTCATTGGTGTGattatgagtgtgaatgtttgtgtatttgtgtccTGTCACTGACGAGGGAGCAGTCCaggcctcttgcccgaagtcagctgggataggctccagcttatctGTGACGCTACTGCGGACAAGTGCTGTAGAAGATGAGCGAATGTGGAAAGCTTTTCCATAAAGTCCAACTTCTGTATCGACAGGGCGAAGACGACGGGGAAGCTTCAAAACCACTTAATGACGAAGGTCTTAAGACTCTCCAGAAGCAAGAGGAGATGTTTCGGAACCTTGACGTCCAGTACGAGATGGCTCGATCTCAGACTCACACCCAGCGAGGAATGGGCCTGGGCTTTTCCTCTGCATTTTCCCGTGGAATGGATTCCATCTAGCGCGCTGATGGACGGACACTTGATGACACCATACAGGACTTCCAGCTCATGGCTATAGCCTCCTCAGCTTGCATGGATAATTTATTCATAGAggaacacgtgtgtgtgtaaataagaAGCTGAGCTCATCGCAGCATCGTATCAGAGTTGATGCCTCGCTTTAAAAAGGATGATAGATCTTTGTTTGAATACTGtggtagttttttttaacacatgtGATTGGTTCAAAGTGATATGCATATAATGTGAACGCTCTTTTCATCTGTTTCGCAAAAgggtactaaaaaaaaaaatcccatacaCTGCAGTATTTCCATTTCTTCATTTGGGGATACAACACTCAACAACAGGGGTGCCGTATGGGGGGGGTACGTtcggacaattccaagggccatTGTCAAAAATAGGGAAGTGGTGACGATGGCTGTCGGGAGGGTCCAATATGATGTTTTTCCTCATGGGACCTACAATTTCTTGCAGCACCCCTGCTCAGCACAATTGTTTGAaggcaggcgtgtccaaagacaaacactcttaaataaaatgcaatgcaatatggatagaatataatcaaataaaaagaatatacactttatacaaggg
Encoded proteins:
- the rsrc2 gene encoding arginine/serine-rich coiled-coil protein 2 isoform X1 codes for the protein MSESEHSVGRTRSDSPAPHRKRPSMNSSRSPRSSKHRHSRSRSRSRDRKRNRKQRRSRSRSKEARKRDSEKPSKSHKSTDEHHHQHERLSAEDGDERSKRKDRRSPRGRSSSRSHSRDRRHHSRSRDKRRSRSHSRDRKRRPRSRSRSRSKHRHHSKSRSKSRERKKKNEKARRRSRSTTPNPPVFRGRNTAMDAQEALARRLERAKKLQEQKEKELLEKRQQEIVAGASPAACAAAAAAAAANATSSSPALNVAALLASGTQVTPQIAMAAQMAALQAKTLSETGIAVPSFYNPSAVNPSKFAEQEKKRKMLWQGKKEGDKSQTAELWEKLNFGNKDQNVKFRKLMGIKGEDDGEASKPLNDEGLKTLQKQEEMFRNLDVQYEMARSQTHTQRGMGLGFSSAFSRGMDSI
- the rsrc2 gene encoding arginine/serine-rich coiled-coil protein 2 isoform X2, whose amino-acid sequence is MNSSRSPRSSKHRHSRSRSRSRDRKRNRKQRRSRSRSKEARKRDSEKPSKSHKSTDEHHHQHERLSAEDGDERSKRKDRRSPRGRSSSRSHSRDRRHHSRSRDKRRSRSHSRDRKRRPRSRSRSRSKHRHHSKSRSKSRERKKKNEKARRRSRSTTPNPPVFRGRNTAMDAQEALARRLERAKKLQEQKEKELLEKRQQEIVAGASPAACAAAAAAAAANATSSSPALNVAALLASGTQVTPQIAMAAQMAALQAKTLSETGIAVPSFYNPSAVNPSKFAEQEKKRKMLWQGKKEGDKSQTAELWEKLNFGNKDQNVKFRKLMGIKGEDDGEASKPLNDEGLKTLQKQEEMFRNLDVQYEMARSQTHTQRGMGLGFSSAFSRGMDSI